A genomic window from Dechloromonas sp. A34 includes:
- a CDS encoding MotA/TolQ/ExbB proton channel family protein, protein MTDPHSFAWLHDAVTWLLTPALAALLLACAIALIEAGLAVGERLSGLARLQAAGDVARVQAVARHRLERADLLARIPPMLGLMATIIPLGPGLAALGKGDPAQLASAVTVAFDATVLGLVAGIAGLVIGKLRRRWYEEVLENME, encoded by the coding sequence ATGACCGACCCGCACTCTTTCGCCTGGCTGCACGATGCCGTCACCTGGCTGCTCACCCCGGCCCTCGCCGCCTTGCTGCTGGCCTGCGCTATCGCGCTGATCGAGGCCGGCCTCGCCGTCGGCGAGCGCCTCTCCGGCCTCGCCCGGCTACAGGCCGCCGGCGACGTGGCGCGAGTCCAGGCCGTCGCCCGCCACCGGCTGGAGCGCGCCGACCTGCTCGCCCGCATCCCGCCCATGCTCGGCCTGATGGCCACCATCATCCCGCTCGGACCCGGTCTCGCCGCCCTCGGCAAGGGCGATCCGGCACAACTGGCCAGCGCCGTCACCGTCGCCTTCGACGCCACCGTGCTCGGCCTGGTCGCCGGTATCGCCGGCCTAGTCATCGGCAAGCTGCGCCGCCGCTGGTACGAAGAAGTGCTGGAGAACATGGAATGA
- a CDS encoding cobaltochelatase subunit CobN, with product MSRMGVVRRLVGLLALAMPLLAQAATLFGVVTERAAPTAIEAAHRHLAGHPNDRILLRTPAQMMAASDRQLGQWLGQADSVLAVSVFGDPARRLKDVLARHAKAQTSILAMNGEASLNLMSRDASGNLNHFPAETLRLLAAEEPPATALAAAEALPTARRWLAARRLWQAGGTENTAALFGHLLDPRTSLPAAKPEPRLRLRVGERELSDAVAWGQAASLGLTAVPTVVVLDLANMDGSAPAALCQRINQQGLPCVQVLSRWGGASRQALERLPELIAPARPAALVVLQDFVVGAAEGREAVTEAFKKIDVPVFKAIRLSERLATQWRLSPDGLPADSVQYRVALPELQGIGQPIVVSALGKAQPDRMTGIESRPPVTLAAEVDRLAARIGRWLTLRAKANRDKRIAVIYYNHPPGRQNIGADNLDVPASLFDMLQALKAAGYEVGELPASPEALLDRIMAHGVNLPEDRAALRELSAAVDGVKAADYARWFATLPARVQGEMTDGPLGRLLAEVLEAEQANEKAVGRKRVDAVLKELHHLVEGADHPKRQAAIRDLKALEEGYLACLADRPTRRCATQAPLSRRLTGYGIEGLKGWGAAPGKVMVEGGRLLVPGMTFGNVFIGPQPPRGWEVDEELLHANTSVTPPHQYLAFYHWLRDRFRADAVVHVGRHSTYEFLPGKAVGLAADDYPSLIAADLPGIYPYIVDGVGEGTQAKRRGLAVMVDHLTPPLAATPLYDQLLALRQVVESFEAASSESLKAQAARTMREQVVALNLKAELEASMADVLAVRGIGFEAADDDLLAHEVGHYLTKLQEKFMPYGLHIFGRNWSQQALDLMLDSMKKGGIDDPAISAKLADSPRLEMIGLLAGLDGRYIPPGKGNDPLRSPESLPTGRNFHAVDGDILPTRVGYQLGEKLAAKSVAHAPKEVPLGESKSDKGSEGVILWASDAVRDEGVMVAFALAMMGAEPVWNARGIVTDVRLKPGAVRRDVIVTTSGLFRDLYPNLNNLIDRAGRLALAASAAGLAERRPELKEALAAALGPVSTAQWGSEPVGDNRVAREWQNRLAALEQSGMPRQEAGRAAAQRIFGDAPGAYGTGVNRLTERSGAWRERDEIGRAYRNRMGHAYGLDESGEASHAAFDSALDGIARTYHGRASNLYGLLDNNDAFDYLGGLSLAIEGRTGQPPEAMILQHAEPGRADVEPLTTALLGELRGRFLNPAWLKPLMGHGYAGARTMGTEFLENLWGWQVTRPDLVKNWAWDEVKAVYFDDSQKLGLPAFLGQGHNAHVKAHMLAIFMVAAEKGFWKADAATIKQMGGELARLVAKNGLPGSGHTAPNHPMWQWLAPQLDAAEALALGVTLAKARGEVVAAAPAVRATATANAQSPANTGEPAAAPPAPEAAPRYYELTEPPAPASDLVGRTLNLLGLLAASLALFTLGLWRGRQTA from the coding sequence ATGAGCCGGATGGGAGTCGTGCGCCGCCTGGTCGGCCTGCTGGCGCTTGCCATGCCGCTGCTGGCGCAGGCGGCGACCCTGTTCGGGGTCGTCACCGAGCGCGCCGCACCGACCGCCATCGAAGCGGCGCACCGCCATCTGGCCGGGCATCCGAACGACCGCATCCTGCTGCGCACGCCGGCCCAGATGATGGCGGCCAGCGACCGACAACTTGGCCAGTGGCTCGGCCAGGCTGACAGCGTGCTCGCCGTTTCGGTTTTCGGCGACCCGGCGCGCCGGCTGAAGGATGTGCTGGCACGGCACGCCAAGGCGCAGACGTCCATCCTGGCGATGAACGGCGAAGCCAGCCTGAACCTGATGAGCCGCGACGCGAGCGGCAACCTTAATCATTTCCCGGCCGAAACCCTGCGCCTGCTCGCCGCCGAGGAGCCGCCCGCCACCGCCCTGGCCGCCGCCGAGGCGCTGCCGACGGCCCGCCGCTGGCTGGCGGCGCGCCGCCTCTGGCAGGCCGGCGGGACGGAAAACACGGCCGCGCTGTTCGGCCATCTGCTCGACCCACGGACGAGCCTGCCGGCGGCCAAACCGGAGCCCCGGCTGCGCCTGCGCGTCGGTGAGCGGGAATTGAGCGACGCGGTGGCCTGGGGGCAGGCCGCCAGCCTCGGGCTGACGGCGGTGCCGACCGTGGTCGTCCTCGATCTTGCCAACATGGATGGCAGTGCCCCGGCCGCCCTCTGTCAGCGCATCAACCAGCAAGGCCTGCCCTGTGTGCAAGTGCTGAGCCGCTGGGGCGGCGCCTCGCGCCAGGCGCTGGAACGGCTGCCCGAACTGATTGCCCCGGCCCGGCCGGCGGCGCTGGTCGTGCTGCAGGATTTCGTCGTCGGCGCCGCCGAAGGGCGCGAGGCGGTGACCGAAGCCTTCAAGAAAATCGACGTGCCGGTGTTCAAGGCCATCCGCCTGAGCGAGCGTTTGGCGACGCAATGGCGGCTGTCGCCGGACGGCCTGCCGGCCGACTCGGTGCAGTACCGCGTCGCTCTGCCCGAGTTGCAGGGCATCGGCCAGCCGATCGTCGTCTCGGCACTCGGCAAGGCCCAGCCCGACCGCATGACCGGCATCGAGAGCCGGCCGCCGGTCACGCTGGCCGCCGAAGTCGACCGTCTGGCAGCCCGTATCGGCCGCTGGCTGACCTTGCGCGCCAAGGCCAACCGCGACAAGCGGATCGCCGTCATCTATTACAACCACCCGCCGGGCCGGCAGAACATCGGTGCCGACAATCTCGACGTGCCGGCTTCGCTGTTCGACATGTTGCAGGCGCTGAAGGCGGCCGGCTACGAGGTCGGCGAGCTGCCGGCCTCGCCCGAAGCGCTGCTCGACCGGATCATGGCGCACGGCGTCAATCTGCCGGAAGACCGCGCCGCGCTGCGCGAATTGAGCGCTGCGGTCGACGGGGTCAAGGCTGCCGACTACGCCCGCTGGTTTGCGACATTGCCGGCGCGGGTGCAGGGTGAAATGACCGATGGTCCGCTCGGCCGCCTGCTCGCCGAAGTACTGGAAGCCGAGCAGGCCAACGAAAAGGCGGTCGGCCGCAAACGCGTCGATGCCGTGCTCAAGGAACTGCATCACCTGGTCGAGGGCGCCGACCATCCGAAACGCCAGGCGGCGATCCGCGACCTCAAGGCTTTGGAAGAAGGCTATCTCGCCTGCCTGGCCGATAGGCCCACCCGCCGTTGCGCCACGCAGGCCCCGCTCAGCCGCCGGCTGACCGGCTACGGCATCGAAGGCCTCAAAGGCTGGGGCGCCGCGCCGGGTAAGGTGATGGTCGAAGGCGGCCGGCTGCTGGTGCCGGGCATGACTTTCGGCAACGTCTTCATCGGCCCGCAGCCGCCGCGCGGCTGGGAAGTCGACGAGGAACTGCTGCATGCCAACACCAGCGTCACGCCGCCGCACCAGTACCTGGCCTTCTACCACTGGCTGCGCGACCGCTTCCGGGCCGATGCTGTGGTCCATGTCGGTCGCCATTCGACCTACGAATTCCTGCCCGGCAAGGCCGTCGGCCTGGCCGCCGACGACTACCCGAGCCTGATCGCCGCCGATCTGCCCGGCATCTACCCCTACATTGTCGATGGCGTCGGCGAAGGCACGCAGGCCAAGCGCCGTGGCCTGGCCGTGATGGTCGACCACCTGACCCCGCCGCTCGCCGCGACGCCGCTCTACGACCAGCTGCTGGCCTTGCGCCAGGTGGTCGAGAGCTTCGAGGCGGCCTCCAGCGAATCGCTCAAGGCCCAGGCGGCGCGGACCATGCGCGAGCAGGTCGTGGCCCTCAACCTCAAGGCCGAGCTCGAAGCCTCGATGGCCGACGTGCTGGCGGTGCGCGGCATCGGTTTCGAGGCAGCCGACGACGACCTGCTGGCGCACGAAGTCGGCCATTACCTGACCAAACTGCAGGAAAAGTTCATGCCCTACGGTCTGCACATTTTCGGCCGCAACTGGAGCCAGCAAGCGCTGGACCTGATGCTCGATTCGATGAAGAAGGGCGGCATCGACGATCCGGCCATTTCCGCCAAACTCGCCGATTCGCCGCGCCTCGAAATGATTGGCCTGCTGGCCGGGCTGGACGGCCGCTACATCCCGCCGGGCAAGGGCAACGACCCGCTGCGCTCGCCGGAATCGCTGCCCACCGGCCGCAATTTCCACGCCGTCGATGGCGACATCCTGCCGACCCGGGTCGGCTACCAACTTGGCGAAAAGCTGGCCGCGAAATCGGTGGCGCACGCCCCGAAGGAAGTCCCCTTGGGGGAGAGCAAATCGGATAAAGGCTCCGAAGGCGTCATCCTCTGGGCCTCGGATGCCGTGCGCGACGAAGGCGTCATGGTCGCCTTCGCGCTGGCCATGATGGGCGCGGAGCCGGTGTGGAACGCCCGCGGCATCGTCACCGACGTCCGCCTCAAGCCCGGCGCCGTGCGGCGCGACGTGATCGTCACCACCTCGGGCCTGTTCCGCGATCTCTACCCCAACCTCAACAACCTGATCGACCGCGCCGGCCGCCTGGCGCTGGCCGCCTCCGCCGCCGGCCTGGCCGAACGGCGACCGGAACTCAAGGAGGCGCTGGCCGCCGCCCTTGGCCCGGTATCGACCGCCCAGTGGGGCAGCGAGCCGGTCGGCGACAACCGCGTCGCCCGCGAATGGCAGAACCGCCTCGCCGCCCTCGAACAATCCGGCATGCCACGCCAGGAGGCCGGGCGCGCCGCCGCCCAGCGCATTTTTGGCGATGCGCCGGGCGCCTACGGCACCGGCGTCAATCGGCTGACCGAGCGCTCCGGCGCCTGGCGCGAACGTGACGAAATCGGCCGCGCCTACCGCAACCGCATGGGCCACGCCTACGGCCTCGACGAATCCGGCGAAGCCAGTCACGCCGCCTTCGACTCGGCGCTCGACGGTATCGCCCGCACCTATCACGGCCGGGCCAGCAACCTCTACGGTCTGCTCGACAACAACGACGCCTTCGACTACCTGGGCGGCCTGTCGCTAGCCATCGAAGGCCGTACCGGCCAGCCGCCGGAAGCCATGATCCTGCAGCATGCCGAACCGGGCCGGGCCGATGTCGAGCCGCTGACCACGGCGCTGCTCGGCGAACTGCGTGGCCGCTTCCTCAACCCCGCCTGGCTGAAGCCGCTGATGGGCCACGGCTACGCCGGGGCGCGGACGATGGGCACCGAATTCCTCGAAAACCTCTGGGGCTGGCAGGTAACTCGCCCCGACCTGGTCAAGAACTGGGCCTGGGACGAGGTCAAGGCGGTCTATTTCGACGATTCGCAAAAGCTCGGCCTACCCGCTTTCCTCGGCCAGGGCCACAACGCCCACGTCAAGGCGCACATGCTGGCGATTTTCATGGTCGCCGCCGAAAAGGGCTTCTGGAAAGCTGACGCCGCCACCATCAAGCAGATGGGCGGCGAACTGGCCCGCCTGGTCGCCAAGAACGGCCTGCCCGGCAGCGGCCACACGGCTCCCAATCACCCGATGTGGCAATGGCTGGCCCCGCAGCTCGACGCCGCCGAAGCCCTGGCCCTGGGTGTGACGCTGGCCAAGGCGCGCGGTGAAGTCGTTGCGGCAGCCCCAGCGGTCCGGGCAACCGCTACGGCCAATGCCCAATCGCCGGCAAATACCGGCGAACCCGCCGCTGCCCCGCCGGCGCCCGAAGCCGCCCCGCGCTATTACGAACTGACCGAACCCCCAGCGCCGGCGAGCGATCTCGTCGGCCGCACCCTCAACCTGCTCGGCCTGTTGGCCGCCAGCCTCGCCCTGTTCACGCTCGGCCTGTGGCGCGGCCGGCAGACCGCGTAA
- a CDS encoding TonB-dependent receptor domain-containing protein: protein MELASELVFIGDEGVTEPKGASRRHGLEWSNYITPADGWIVDADLAWSQARFRDANPDNGGRHVPNAIPLTASLGLTADHGGPWFGGLRLRYLGAYALEETAQQKSTALWMANLKAGYRVSPKLQLTLDVLNLFDRKANDIEYWGGACTRGETLGGTCGGGIDGRLVHPLEPRTVRLGLRASF from the coding sequence ATGGAACTGGCTTCGGAACTGGTCTTCATCGGCGACGAAGGGGTGACCGAGCCGAAAGGTGCCTCGCGCCGCCATGGTCTTGAATGGTCGAACTACATCACGCCGGCCGACGGCTGGATCGTCGATGCCGACCTCGCCTGGTCGCAGGCCCGCTTCCGGGACGCCAACCCGGACAACGGCGGGCGCCACGTACCGAACGCCATCCCGCTGACCGCCTCGCTCGGCCTCACGGCCGACCACGGCGGCCCGTGGTTCGGCGGCCTGCGCCTGCGCTACCTCGGAGCCTACGCGCTGGAAGAAACCGCCCAGCAGAAATCGACGGCCTTATGGATGGCCAATCTGAAAGCCGGCTACCGGGTCAGCCCCAAGTTACAGCTGACGCTGGACGTGCTCAACCTGTTCGACCGCAAGGCCAACGACATCGAATACTGGGGTGGCGCCTGCACGCGCGGCGAAACGCTCGGTGGCACCTGCGGCGGCGGCATCGACGGCCGCCTGGTCCACCCGCTGGAACCGCGCACCGTTCGCCTCGGCCTGCGCGCCAGCTTCTGA
- a CDS encoding TonB-dependent receptor produces the protein MKHALYLTATLVAVLASSGSAQAAGIPTLQEVTVNSGAQDLTGVADSATEGTVTAKQLANRPLLRPAEVLETVPGMIVTQHSGDGKANQYFLRGFNLDHGSDFSTHLMGMPVNMVSHAHGQGYMDLNFLIPELVAGIKYRKGVYAAEDGDFATTGSARIDYLRWLDKSFVDIGLGQHHYRRLLAAGGHSQGDLNLLGALEVAGNDGPWDQPENLEKFNGVLRLTSGTAANGFALTGMAYQADWTATEHVPERAITNGEIGRYGALSANDGGHTHRYSLSGDWAKTTEGGAGKTNLYVIDYGLNLFSAPSGFISGAQGDQHEQADQRTLWGGQASQSWLLGPAWRDTELTAGLQLRHDRIGKVGLYTTENRRRTGIVREDRIEETAIAALFEARTQWTGWLRTSLGLRRDQIRAQATALAGQFNLDNGGSASAGQTSPKLGVVFGPFQLLGQTEFYANWGHGFHSNDARGATARTNPQDGSAAKAVPLIVKARAANSACGWRRCAAGTAAWRSGRWNWLRNWSSSATKG, from the coding sequence ATGAAGCACGCCTTATATCTCACGGCCACCCTCGTCGCCGTGCTTGCCAGCTCCGGTAGCGCCCAGGCCGCCGGCATCCCGACCCTCCAGGAAGTCACCGTCAACAGTGGCGCCCAAGACCTGACCGGCGTCGCCGACTCGGCGACCGAAGGTACTGTCACCGCCAAGCAACTGGCCAACCGCCCGCTGCTGCGCCCGGCCGAAGTGCTCGAAACCGTGCCCGGCATGATCGTCACCCAGCATTCCGGCGACGGCAAGGCCAACCAGTATTTCCTGCGCGGCTTCAACCTCGACCATGGCAGCGACTTCTCGACCCACCTGATGGGGATGCCCGTCAACATGGTCAGTCACGCCCATGGCCAGGGCTACATGGACCTCAATTTCTTGATTCCCGAGCTGGTCGCCGGCATCAAGTACCGCAAGGGTGTCTACGCGGCGGAGGACGGCGATTTCGCGACCACCGGCAGCGCCCGCATCGACTATCTACGCTGGCTCGACAAGAGCTTTGTGGATATCGGCCTCGGTCAGCACCACTACCGCCGCCTACTCGCCGCCGGTGGCCATAGCCAGGGCGACCTCAACCTGCTCGGCGCCCTTGAGGTGGCCGGCAACGACGGTCCGTGGGATCAGCCGGAGAATCTGGAAAAATTCAACGGTGTACTGCGTCTGACCTCGGGCACCGCCGCCAACGGCTTCGCGCTGACCGGCATGGCCTACCAGGCCGACTGGACGGCCACCGAACATGTGCCGGAACGCGCCATCACCAACGGCGAAATCGGCCGCTATGGCGCGTTGTCCGCTAACGATGGCGGCCATACCCACCGCTACAGCCTGTCCGGCGACTGGGCGAAAACCACCGAGGGCGGGGCCGGCAAGACCAACCTCTATGTCATCGACTACGGCCTGAACCTGTTCTCGGCGCCTTCCGGCTTCATCAGCGGCGCGCAGGGCGACCAGCATGAGCAGGCCGACCAGCGCACGCTCTGGGGCGGCCAGGCCAGCCAGAGCTGGCTTCTCGGCCCGGCCTGGCGGGACACCGAGCTCACGGCCGGCCTGCAACTGCGCCACGACCGGATCGGCAAGGTCGGCCTGTACACCACCGAAAACCGTCGCCGTACCGGCATCGTGCGCGAAGACCGCATCGAGGAAACCGCCATCGCCGCGCTCTTCGAGGCGCGCACGCAATGGACCGGCTGGCTGCGTACCAGCCTCGGCCTGCGCCGCGACCAGATTCGCGCCCAGGCCACCGCGCTGGCCGGCCAGTTCAACCTGGACAACGGCGGCTCGGCCAGCGCCGGGCAGACCAGCCCCAAGCTCGGTGTCGTCTTCGGTCCCTTCCAATTGCTCGGCCAAACCGAGTTCTACGCCAACTGGGGCCATGGCTTCCATAGCAACGATGCGCGTGGCGCCACGGCGCGCACCAATCCGCAGGACGGCTCGGCGGCCAAAGCCGTGCCGCTGATCGTCAAGGCCCGGGCAGCGAACTCGGCCTGCGGGTGGCGCCGCTGCGCGGCTGGAACAGCAGCCTGGCGGTCTGGCAGATGGAACTGGCTTCGGAACTGGTCTTCATCGGCGACGAAGGGGTGA
- a CDS encoding DUF2149 domain-containing protein, with protein MSELQARKRLRLYSKLDARFDDRDEDPRASLVNLVDVMLVFACGLLAALAAGTQQALKAPKPVEKGQQIERPASGITQNGSGYDRVGEVFRDPKTGKLVLIEPAAQPAQ; from the coding sequence ATGAGCGAGTTGCAAGCCCGTAAACGGCTGCGCCTCTACTCGAAGCTCGACGCCCGCTTCGACGACCGCGACGAGGACCCTCGCGCCAGCCTGGTCAACCTGGTCGATGTCATGCTGGTCTTCGCCTGCGGCCTGCTCGCCGCGCTGGCGGCCGGCACGCAGCAGGCCCTGAAAGCCCCGAAGCCGGTCGAAAAAGGCCAGCAGATCGAACGCCCGGCCAGCGGCATCACGCAGAACGGCAGCGGCTACGACCGGGTCGGCGAGGTGTTTCGCGATCCGAAGACCGGGAAACTGGTCCTGATCGAACCGGCCGCCCAGCCGGCACAGTAA